In Stenotrophomonas sp. 610A2, one DNA window encodes the following:
- a CDS encoding AraC family transcriptional regulator — MRIDPAEIEALFDAIPSVLFFAKDIDGRYTHVNMTMMQRLGMKSRNDAIGKRADELYPVGMSEAYTEQDARVLAGEVIENVMELQLFPNQQPGWCLTCKRPIVENGKVVGLIGISRDLGQRGGLESQYEPLRLALDYLNTHYAENVRMQTLLDITGFSLSKLERSFRKVFQMTPQQVLTRLRIQIALHLLHGEDSVASIGQACGFSDQSAFTRKFKAEVGMAPRQYRAMIAERAQQEAARTGL; from the coding sequence ATGCGTATTGATCCTGCCGAAATTGAAGCGCTGTTCGACGCCATCCCGAGTGTGTTGTTCTTTGCCAAGGACATCGATGGCCGCTACACCCACGTCAACATGACGATGATGCAGCGCCTTGGCATGAAGTCACGCAACGACGCCATCGGCAAGCGCGCCGACGAGCTGTACCCGGTGGGTATGAGTGAAGCCTATACCGAGCAGGACGCGCGGGTGCTGGCCGGCGAGGTGATCGAGAACGTGATGGAGCTGCAGCTGTTCCCCAACCAGCAGCCGGGGTGGTGCCTGACCTGCAAGCGGCCCATCGTCGAGAACGGCAAGGTGGTCGGATTGATAGGCATCTCGCGCGACCTCGGCCAGCGTGGCGGCTTGGAATCCCAATACGAACCGCTTCGGCTGGCACTGGATTACCTCAATACGCATTACGCCGAGAACGTGCGCATGCAGACCTTGCTGGACATCACCGGCTTCTCGCTGTCCAAGCTGGAGCGATCGTTCCGCAAAGTGTTCCAGATGACGCCGCAGCAAGTGTTGACGCGCCTGCGCATCCAGATCGCACTGCATCTGCTGCACGGCGAGGACAGTGTGGCCAGCATTGGCCAAGCGTGTGGCTTCAGCGACCAGAGTGCGTTTACCCGCAAGTTCAAGGCGGAAGTCGGCATGGCACCGCGGCAGTATCGGGCGATGATCGCCGAACGCGCACAACAGGAAGCCGCCCGAACCGGGCTATGA
- a CDS encoding M1 family metallopeptidase yields MRRSLVVAISLALSCVATPAAFAAEPAASATPRNEAITQLPRTARPDHYRVEITPHPAQMGFDGKVSIDLEVLQPTNSIVLQAAGMRFGKSQLQPAGGKAMPATVSVDEANQTASFVVANPLQPGRYTLSIDYSGTINTQANGLFALDYPVADGSKKRALFTQFENSDARRFIPSWDEPGFKATFDLSVTVPEAEMAVSNMPVASSKSLGKGLKQVVFQTTPKMSTYLLFFSSGEFERATVKEGDTEIGVIAQTGKVEQAQFALEGSAEVLREYNDYFGVKYPLPKLDNVAAPGGSQFFSAMENWGAIFTFEYALLLDPAVSSVSDKKAVFSIAAHEIAHQWFGNLVTMAWWDDLWLNEGFASWMEARTTRKLHPEWDINNVDAAHTSRGAMGRDAYVTTHPIVQHVATVEQASQAFDGITYGKGSAVISMFEDYVGADAWRDGVRRYIAAHAYGNAVTDDLWAEIDKAAPGKRFMEVAHDFTLQPGVPLIRASSSCVAGNTQVKLSQGEYTIDRKDKQPLHWRVPVSLRVGNGEVVHTLVDGDTSVQLPGCTGPLLVNAGQKGYYRTLYAPTQFKALSAGFDKLPVVDQLGVMMDTSALAAAGLQPDADLLDLIAKISADAPIDLWDMASGTLSGIDGMFDGDTARQAAFRSYARSRLSPVLQSLGWDGKDSDSAQTKELRSGLIGTLAALDDAQVIAEAQRRFDAFLAKPDSLSPDLRSSVLGVVARNADAATWDKLHTLAKQETSAMVRDQYYGLLALPKDKALAQRALDMALTDEPGATNSAGMIGGVSREHADLAFDFAVANREKVDTLVDSTSRARYYPGLGRSADNLQMVDKIKAFADAHIAPTSRRDAETVIAGIQTKLRLRAERKPQVDAWLKARGY; encoded by the coding sequence ATGCGCCGTTCCCTTGTTGTTGCGATCAGTCTTGCCCTTTCCTGCGTTGCCACGCCTGCTGCCTTTGCTGCTGAGCCAGCAGCCAGCGCTACGCCCCGCAATGAAGCCATCACGCAGCTGCCGCGCACTGCGCGCCCGGATCATTACCGGGTGGAGATCACGCCGCACCCCGCGCAGATGGGTTTCGACGGCAAGGTCAGCATTGATCTGGAAGTGCTGCAGCCCACCAACAGCATCGTGTTGCAGGCGGCAGGCATGCGCTTCGGCAAGAGCCAGCTGCAACCCGCCGGCGGCAAGGCGATGCCTGCCACGGTCAGCGTGGATGAGGCCAATCAGACCGCCAGCTTTGTGGTGGCCAACCCGCTGCAGCCGGGCCGCTACACGCTGAGCATCGATTACAGCGGCACCATCAACACCCAGGCCAATGGCCTGTTCGCACTGGATTACCCGGTTGCTGATGGCAGCAAGAAGCGTGCGCTGTTCACCCAGTTCGAGAACTCCGATGCGCGCCGTTTCATTCCGTCCTGGGACGAGCCCGGCTTCAAGGCCACATTCGACCTGAGCGTGACCGTGCCGGAAGCGGAGATGGCGGTCAGCAACATGCCGGTGGCCAGCAGCAAGTCGCTGGGCAAGGGCTTGAAGCAGGTGGTGTTCCAGACCACGCCGAAGATGTCGACCTACCTGCTGTTCTTCTCCAGCGGCGAGTTTGAGCGCGCCACCGTCAAGGAAGGCGACACCGAGATCGGCGTGATCGCCCAGACCGGCAAAGTTGAGCAGGCGCAGTTCGCGCTGGAAGGCAGCGCCGAGGTGTTGCGCGAGTACAACGACTATTTCGGCGTGAAGTATCCGCTGCCCAAGCTCGACAACGTCGCTGCACCTGGCGGCAGCCAGTTCTTCAGCGCGATGGAAAACTGGGGGGCGATCTTCACCTTCGAATATGCGCTGCTGCTGGACCCGGCCGTGTCCAGCGTCTCCGACAAGAAAGCGGTGTTCTCGATTGCCGCACACGAGATCGCGCACCAATGGTTCGGCAATCTGGTGACGATGGCGTGGTGGGATGACCTCTGGCTCAACGAAGGTTTCGCTTCGTGGATGGAAGCACGCACCACCCGCAAGCTGCACCCGGAGTGGGACATCAACAATGTCGATGCCGCGCACACCAGCCGCGGCGCGATGGGCCGCGATGCCTACGTCACCACCCATCCGATCGTGCAGCACGTGGCGACGGTGGAGCAGGCCAGCCAGGCCTTCGACGGCATCACCTACGGCAAGGGCTCGGCGGTGATCTCGATGTTCGAGGATTACGTGGGTGCGGATGCATGGCGTGATGGCGTGCGCCGTTACATCGCTGCCCATGCTTACGGCAATGCGGTCACCGATGACCTGTGGGCCGAGATCGACAAGGCGGCGCCGGGCAAGCGTTTCATGGAAGTCGCACATGATTTCACCCTGCAACCGGGCGTGCCTTTGATCCGAGCCAGCAGCAGCTGCGTGGCCGGCAACACCCAGGTGAAGCTGAGCCAGGGCGAGTACACGATTGATCGCAAGGACAAGCAGCCGCTGCATTGGCGCGTGCCGGTGAGTCTGCGCGTGGGCAATGGTGAGGTGGTGCACACGCTGGTCGACGGCGATACCAGCGTGCAGCTGCCGGGATGCACTGGGCCGCTGCTGGTCAATGCCGGGCAGAAGGGCTATTACCGCACCTTGTATGCGCCGACGCAGTTCAAGGCGCTGAGTGCAGGCTTCGACAAGTTGCCGGTGGTCGACCAGCTCGGCGTGATGATGGATACCAGCGCACTGGCCGCAGCCGGCCTGCAGCCCGATGCGGATCTGCTGGATCTGATCGCGAAGATCAGCGCCGATGCGCCCATCGATCTGTGGGACATGGCCTCCGGCACACTGAGTGGGATCGACGGCATGTTCGACGGCGATACCGCGCGCCAGGCCGCCTTCCGCAGTTATGCACGTTCGCGTCTGTCGCCGGTGCTGCAGTCGCTGGGTTGGGACGGCAAGGACAGCGACTCGGCGCAGACCAAGGAGTTGCGTAGCGGGCTGATCGGCACTTTGGCGGCGCTGGACGATGCGCAGGTGATTGCCGAGGCGCAGCGCCGCTTTGATGCTTTCCTGGCCAAGCCGGATTCGCTGTCGCCGGACCTGCGCAGCAGTGTGCTGGGTGTGGTGGCACGCAATGCCGACGCGGCAACCTGGGACAAGCTGCACACGCTGGCCAAGCAGGAAACCTCGGCAATGGTGCGTGACCAGTATTACGGCCTGCTGGCCCTGCCCAAGGACAAGGCGCTGGCACAGCGTGCATTGGACATGGCGTTGACCGATGAGCCGGGTGCGACCAATAGCGCGGGCATGATTGGCGGTGTGTCGCGCGAACATGCGGATCTTGCGTTCGATTTCGCCGTTGCCAATCGCGAGAAGGTGGACACCCTGGTCGACAGCACTTCACGTGCGCGGTATTACCCGGGCCTGGGGCGTAGTGCCGACAACCTGCAGATGGTGGACAAGATCAAGGCGTTTGCGGATGCGCATATCGCCCCGACCTCGCGACGTGATGCGGAGACGGTGATTGCCGGTATTCAGACCAAGCTGCGGTTGCGTGCAGAGCGCAAGCCGCAGGTGGATGCCTGGTTGAAGGCGCGAGGGTACTGA
- a CDS encoding adenylosuccinate synthase has product MGQSVVVLGAQWGDEGKGKIVDLLTEEIGAVVRFQGGHNAGHTLVINGKKTVLHLIPSGILRDDALCLIGNGVVISPAALRKEIEELETAGVEVRSRLKISPAAPLIMPYHIALDQAREKAAGGKAIGTTGRGIGPAYEDKVARRGIRIADLHYPEQLAEKLRAALDYHNFVLTKYLGVEPVDFDTVYQEALAFGEYVEPMKSDVAGICHDLRKQGKRVLFEGAQGALLDIDHGTYPYVTSSNTTVGGALAGAGVGADAIDYVLGIAKAYATRVGGGPFPTELDDEIGQGIRDRGAEYGASTGRPRRCGWMDIVALKRAVAINGISGLCITKLDVLDGMEKLKVCIAYEYRGKRSEYAPLDAQGWEECTPVYLEFPGWSENTHGITEWDKLPPAARAYLRSLEELAGCPVSIVSTGPDRDHTMILQDPWG; this is encoded by the coding sequence ATGGGTCAATCAGTTGTCGTTCTCGGCGCCCAGTGGGGCGATGAAGGCAAGGGCAAGATCGTCGATCTGCTGACCGAGGAAATCGGTGCAGTTGTGCGTTTCCAGGGTGGTCACAACGCCGGCCATACCTTGGTCATCAACGGCAAGAAGACCGTCCTGCACCTGATTCCGTCAGGCATCCTGCGCGACGACGCGCTGTGCCTGATCGGCAATGGCGTGGTGATTTCCCCGGCCGCCCTGCGCAAGGAAATCGAAGAGCTGGAAACGGCTGGCGTCGAAGTGCGTTCGCGCCTGAAGATCTCGCCGGCAGCGCCGCTGATCATGCCGTACCACATCGCCCTGGATCAGGCGCGTGAGAAGGCCGCTGGTGGCAAGGCCATCGGCACCACCGGTCGCGGCATCGGCCCGGCCTATGAAGACAAGGTTGCACGTCGCGGCATCCGCATCGCCGACCTGCACTACCCGGAACAGCTGGCTGAAAAGCTGCGTGCCGCGCTGGATTACCACAACTTCGTGCTGACCAAGTACCTGGGCGTGGAGCCGGTCGATTTCGACACCGTGTACCAGGAAGCACTGGCCTTCGGCGAATACGTCGAGCCGATGAAGTCCGACGTCGCCGGCATCTGCCATGACCTGCGCAAGCAGGGCAAGCGCGTGCTGTTCGAAGGCGCCCAGGGCGCTCTGCTCGACATCGATCACGGCACCTACCCGTACGTCACCAGCTCCAACACCACCGTTGGTGGCGCACTGGCCGGTGCCGGCGTTGGCGCCGATGCCATCGACTACGTGCTGGGTATTGCCAAGGCTTACGCGACCCGCGTTGGCGGTGGCCCGTTCCCGACCGAACTGGACGATGAAATCGGCCAGGGCATTCGTGACCGTGGCGCCGAGTACGGCGCGTCGACCGGCCGTCCGCGTCGCTGTGGCTGGATGGACATCGTCGCGCTGAAGCGCGCCGTGGCCATCAACGGTATCTCCGGCCTGTGCATCACCAAGCTCGACGTGCTCGACGGCATGGAAAAGCTGAAGGTCTGCATTGCCTATGAATACCGCGGCAAGCGTTCCGAATACGCACCGCTGGATGCGCAGGGCTGGGAAGAGTGCACCCCCGTGTACCTGGAGTTCCCGGGCTGGAGCGAAAACACCCACGGCATCACCGAGTGGGACAAGCTGCCGCCGGCCGCGCGCGCCTACCTGCGTTCGCTGGAAGAACTGGCCGGCTGCCCGGTGTCGATCGTCTCGACCGGCCCGGACCGCGACCACACCATGATCCTGCAGGATCCGTGGGGCTGA
- a CDS encoding DUF2065 domain-containing protein, with amino-acid sequence MQDLFSALCLVAIIEGLFLFIAPLAWKRMAAQMLDQPAASLRGMGAAALFIGLAVLWWVRH; translated from the coding sequence ATGCAAGACCTCTTTTCTGCCCTCTGCCTCGTGGCCATCATCGAAGGCCTGTTCCTGTTCATCGCGCCGCTGGCGTGGAAGCGGATGGCCGCGCAGATGCTGGATCAACCTGCTGCATCCCTGCGCGGAATGGGCGCAGCGGCGCTGTTCATCGGCCTGGCCGTCCTCTGGTGGGTCCGCCACTGA
- the hflC gene encoding protease modulator HflC → MKNSVVIGVIVAVLLGLLGSVYVVREDQTAMVLNLGKVVRADIKPGLHFKVPLVETVRVFDRRFQVLDTAPARYFTAEQKDVSVDFFAIGKISDVRAYYRATGGDSKIVNARLAPIITDSLRNQINSRTLQALVSGDRGELIAGQLKSINEAIAALGMEIIDLRIKQIDLPTDSQVIADVYERMRAQRKQEAAKLRAEGEEQSLTIRAQADRESTVIVAEAERDAQQLRGEGDAQAASIYGKAGSADPSFYAFYRSLEAYRASMTDGNGVIVLDKNDPFLQYMKSDR, encoded by the coding sequence ATGAAAAATTCAGTCGTTATCGGCGTAATCGTCGCAGTGTTGCTGGGCCTGCTGGGCTCGGTCTACGTGGTGCGTGAAGACCAGACCGCCATGGTGCTCAACCTGGGCAAGGTGGTGCGTGCCGATATCAAGCCGGGCCTGCACTTCAAGGTGCCGCTGGTTGAAACCGTGCGCGTGTTCGACCGTCGCTTCCAGGTGTTGGATACCGCCCCGGCGCGTTACTTCACCGCCGAGCAGAAGGACGTGAGCGTCGACTTCTTCGCCATTGGCAAGATCTCCGACGTGCGCGCCTATTACCGCGCCACCGGCGGCGACAGCAAGATCGTCAATGCCCGGCTTGCGCCGATCATCACCGACTCGCTGCGTAACCAGATCAACTCGCGCACCTTGCAGGCGTTGGTATCCGGTGATCGTGGCGAGCTGATTGCCGGCCAGTTGAAGTCGATCAACGAGGCGATTGCCGCCTTGGGCATGGAGATCATCGACCTGCGCATCAAGCAGATCGACCTGCCGACCGACAGCCAGGTGATTGCCGACGTCTACGAGCGTATGCGCGCCCAGCGTAAGCAGGAGGCCGCCAAGCTGCGCGCCGAGGGCGAAGAGCAGTCGCTGACCATCCGCGCCCAGGCCGACCGCGAAAGCACCGTGATCGTGGCCGAAGCCGAGCGCGATGCGCAGCAGCTGCGCGGTGAGGGCGACGCCCAGGCCGCTTCGATCTACGGCAAGGCCGGCTCGGCTGACCCGTCGTTCTATGCCTTCTACCGCAGCCTCGAGGCCTACCGCGCCTCGATGACCGACGGCAACGGCGTGATCGTGCTCGACAAGAACGACCCGTTCCTGCAGTACATGAAGAGCGATCGCTGA
- the hflK gene encoding FtsH protease activity modulator HflK — translation MAWNTPGGNSGGGADNNRAPRTPRGGNGGGWGGGLPGPLRDLFDGGIWRWVLVALGLLLLFSSFQLIGEQQRGVVLRFGEYSRILQPGPNFKLPWPLESVVKVNATQIKTFSSNVPVLTRDENIVNVSVNVQYRVDDPREYLFGTVDADQMLEQSAQSAVREQVGRADLNTVLNNRGPLAVVAEQRLQASLKTYKTGLSVTGLTLPDARPPEEVKPAFDEVNGAQQVKERLINEAQAYAAKVVPEARGQASRARTTAEGYKQAIVARAEGDARRFTLLQGEYKNAPEVTRKRLWLETVQQVLAENRKVIGGDGRQLIYVPMPADASKTGNAPQLTPEMVAPALPAATDSIRNADRSVSRSASREEAGR, via the coding sequence ATGGCCTGGAATACACCCGGCGGCAACAGCGGTGGTGGTGCGGACAACAACCGCGCGCCGCGTACGCCACGTGGCGGCAATGGCGGAGGTTGGGGTGGTGGACTGCCCGGTCCGCTGCGCGACCTGTTTGATGGCGGTATCTGGCGCTGGGTGCTGGTCGCATTGGGTCTGCTGTTGTTGTTCTCCAGTTTCCAGTTGATCGGCGAACAGCAGCGTGGCGTGGTCCTGCGCTTCGGTGAGTACTCGCGCATCCTGCAGCCGGGCCCCAACTTCAAGCTGCCGTGGCCGCTGGAATCGGTGGTCAAGGTCAATGCGACCCAGATCAAGACCTTCAGCAGCAACGTGCCGGTGCTGACCCGCGACGAGAACATCGTCAATGTGTCGGTCAACGTGCAGTACCGAGTGGACGACCCGCGCGAGTATCTGTTCGGTACGGTTGATGCCGACCAGATGCTGGAACAGTCCGCGCAGAGCGCCGTGCGTGAGCAGGTTGGCCGCGCCGACCTGAATACCGTGCTGAACAACCGCGGTCCGTTGGCCGTGGTCGCCGAGCAGCGCCTGCAGGCCTCGCTGAAGACCTATAAGACCGGCCTCAGTGTGACCGGCCTGACCCTGCCCGATGCGCGTCCGCCGGAAGAAGTGAAGCCGGCCTTCGACGAGGTCAACGGTGCCCAGCAGGTCAAGGAGCGTTTGATCAACGAAGCCCAAGCCTACGCCGCCAAGGTTGTACCGGAAGCGCGCGGCCAGGCCTCGCGTGCCCGTACTACCGCCGAAGGCTACAAGCAGGCCATCGTCGCCCGCGCCGAAGGTGACGCCCGCCGCTTCACCCTGTTGCAGGGCGAGTACAAGAACGCGCCGGAAGTCACCCGCAAGCGCCTGTGGCTGGAGACCGTGCAGCAGGTGCTGGCCGAGAACCGCAAGGTCATCGGCGGCGATGGCCGTCAGCTGATCTACGTGCCGATGCCGGCCGATGCCAGCAAGACCGGCAACGCCCCGCAGCTGACCCCGGAGATGGTGGCACCGGCCTTGCCGGCGGCAACCGACAGCATTCGCAACGCGGACCGTTCGGTCTCGCGCTCGGCATCGCGTGAGGAGGCCGGCCGATGA